A region from the Acyrthosiphon pisum isolate AL4f chromosome A1, pea_aphid_22Mar2018_4r6ur, whole genome shotgun sequence genome encodes:
- the LOC103310087 gene encoding kelch-like protein 3 — translation MQNTNQVPEPLIYGPAKYEYKKSCHAEIFQILQSFLKDEVFCDIKLETDDGGSIFGHKVVLASASPYFHGVFTNFKENNQDIFVIKNLDSTALQLLVEFIYSGQVTVTDKNVQDLLSASNILQLQDVKEVCCDFLQAQLCLTNCIGIFALADLHNCTKLLSSTELYIQQHFSEVVEGDKFLSLSSEQITKLIASEELKVPSEEKVFESVI, via the exons ATGCAAAATACAAACCAAGTACCAGAACCGCTTATATATGGACCAGCAAAATACGAGTATAAGAAATCGTGTCATGCCGagatatttcaaatactacaaTCCTTCCTAAA agatGAGGTTTTCTGTGATATTAAACTAGAAACAGATGATGGTGGAAGTATATTCGGTCATAAAGTGGTTTTGGCATCGGCTAGTCCATATTTCCATGGAGTTTTcacaaattttaaagaaaataatcaaGATATTTTTGTCATCAAAAACTTAGATTCCACCGCATTACAACTATTAGTAGAGTTTATTTATTCAGGGCAGGTCACAGTCACTGACAAAAATGTACAG GATTTGTTATCAGCATCAAATATTTTGCAGTTACAAGACGTAAAAGAGGTGTGCTGTGATTTTTTACAGGCACAACTATGCCTTACAAATTGTATTGGTATATTTGCGTTAGCTGATTTACATAACTGTACGAAATTGTTATCAAGTacagaattatatattcaacAGCACTTTTC AGAAGTGGTAGAAGGAGATAAATTCCTGTCCTTATCATCCGAACAAATTACTAAGTTGATTGCCAGTGAGGAACTTAAAGTTCCATCTGAAGAAAAA gtatttgaaagtgTGATTTGA
- the LOC100167908 gene encoding kelch-like protein 2, whose protein sequence is MAHVRLPLTSKDYILKHVVTEPLLNNCPKCKDYVIEALHLYLLKSDEIFAMPHNIRTKPRQSGGSHKIILVVARKELNGKQLDSSEWYDPKINQWQTGPKMITPRCSGGLAVVKDNFVLYIGGCNQFYSSLRSADLIDLSSESLSWKPTTNMLVQRKWLGVGVINNFVYAVGGYDYNRWPLKSAEVFDCRTQEWHMVASMSIERHSFGVGVLNNILYAVGGSNSVHKLNSVECYHPGLDKWTPVEEMSVRRSGVGVGVLHDVLYAVGGWDGNQVCSSVEAYSPSTGVWTNIPDMHLCRSSAGVAVLDGLLYVIEGWDGTSYLDSVESYNPKTNKWTMVTASMKIARNFVEVVVIERPRHLKKWNQSCFSFLIKYINIYSIISFCTIVSLFFFYLFSSF, encoded by the exons ATGGCACATGTACGTCTACCATTAACATCGAAAGATTACATACTAAAACATGTAGTTACGGAACCTCTTCTTAATAATTGTcctaaat gtAAAGATTACGTAATTGaagcattacatttgtatttacttaAGTCAGATGAGATTTTCGCCATGCCACATAACATCCGGACAAAACCTAGACAGTCTGGTGGTTCTCATAAA ATTATTTTAGTTGTTGCTAGAAAAGAACTCAATGGTAAACAATTAGATAGTTCAGAATGGTATGACCCAAAAATCAACCAATGGCAGACTGGACCAAAAATGATTACACCACGTTGCAGTGGTGGTCTAGCTGTAGTAAAAGACAATTTTGTGTTATATATCGGTGGttgtaatcaattttattcaTCTCTTCGATCTGCTGATCTTATAGATTTATCTTCAGAATCACTTAGTTGGAAACCAACCACTAACATGTTAGTTCAACGAAAATGGTTAGGAGTTGGtgtgataaataattttgtatacgcC gtTGGTGGTTATGATTATAATAGATGGCCTTTAAAAAGTGCAGAGGTTTTTGACTGCAGAACTCAAGAATGGCATATGGTAGCTAGTATGTCTATTGAAAGACATAGTTTTGGGGTTGgagtattgaataatattttatatgcg GTAGGAGGTTCTAATTCAGTGCATAAATTAAACTCCGTCGAATGTTATCATCCCGGGCTTGATAAATGGACACCAGTCGAAGAAATGTCTGTTCGTCGAAGTGGAGTGGGTGTTGGAGTTTTACATGATGTACTGTATGCTGTAGGTGGCTGGGATGGAAATCAGGTTTGTAGTAGTGTCGAAGCATACAGTCCAAGTACAGGAGTTTGGACTAATATTCCGGACATGCATTTGTGTCGGAGTAGTGCAG GAGTAGCAGTATTAGACGGATTATTGTATGTCATCGAAGGTTGGGACGGAACTTCTTATTTGGATTCTGTAGAATCTTACAAtcctaaaactaataaatggaCCATGGTCACTGCGTCAATGAAGATTGCAAGGAATTTTGTCGAAGTTGTAGTCATTGAAAGGCcacgacatttaaaaaaatggaatcaatcatgtttttcatttttgattaaatatatcaatatatattcaattatctCATTTTGTACAATAGTATCTTTAttctttttctatttattttctagtttttga